From Oncorhynchus mykiss isolate Arlee chromosome 6, USDA_OmykA_1.1, whole genome shotgun sequence, the proteins below share one genomic window:
- the LOC110526557 gene encoding ras-related and estrogen-regulated growth inhibitor-like protein, which produces MNDIKLALLGSEGAGKSAVLVRFLTKRFIGEYASNANSLYRKRLSIKGRLLHLEVFDPCSQSGESKCILEEPVEWADGFIVVYNISDRTSFLNAQNILCQIKEARGESCKGEMDIPICLVGNKQDLCHARQVFEEEGCALAQEHRCHFQEVSAAEDYLEISNLFTKLIRHVMDHLKYRADLRRYSGSKSMAKLINNVFGKRRKSV; this is translated from the exons ATGAATGACATCAAGTTGGCTCTGCTGGGCAGCGAGGGAGCAGGGAAATCAG CTGTTCTGGTAAGGTTTCTGACAAAACGTTTCATTGGAGAGTATGCCTCCAACGCCA ACTCCTTATACCGTAAAAGGCTCTCCATCAAAGGAAGACTGTTACACTTGGAAGTATTTGATCCGTGTTCACAG AGTGGAGAGAGCAAATGTATCCTGGAAGAGCCGGTGGAGTGGGCCGATGGATTTATCGTGGTGTACAACATCAGTGACCGAACGTCCTTCCTCAACGCCCAAAACATCCTATGTCAGATCAAAGAAGCCCGTGGAGAGAGCTGCAAGGG agagatggacatcCCAATCTGCCTGGTGGGGAACAAGCAGGACCTGTGCCACGCCCGTCAGGTGTTTGAGGAGGAGGGTTGTGCTTTGGCTCAGGAGCACAGATGCCACTTCCAGGAGGTTTCTGCAGCAGAGGACTACCTGGAGATATCCAACCTCTTCACCAAGCTCATCCGCCACGTCATGGATCACCTGAAGTATCGGGCCGACCTCCGCCGCTACAGTGGCTCTAAGTCCATGGCCAAGCTCATCAACAATGTCTTCggaaagaggaggaaatctgtctGA